The region CTTTCTGGTCCCCATCACCCGGGCAAGAATAGGCGTACTTATCCTGCGTTTTATCTTCTCGCCGCTCTCGGATGAATCCCGTCTTATTCCCATCAGTCGCTATGCGGCGAAGCAGATCACATTCTGGGGGACACTTACCCTGATACTTTCCCCGCTTACCGGAAGAATGATTCTCACTCTCTCAACCATGGGCATGTCCGATGAGACCACCGCGGCACTTTTCATGCTGGAAATTCTCATCCCCACAGTACTGTTGCTGATGCTCATCTGGCGCAATAAAAAAGAACTCAGAAATTACATTCTAGAGAAATCTACCAATGCGGAACCGGGAACATTCGCATACTGGCTGGCTTATAATTGGCACCGGGCCGCGACAGCTTATCTTTTGATTCTGATTATTATGCGTCAGGTCAGCCTGCTGCAGGGAAAAGAGATGGCCGGGGCATTACTGCTGAGCCTTATCTCCGTTCCTGCCGCCATCCTACTGGATATGACTCTGCTGGCGGCGCTCGAAAATATTATCACTAAAAAGAATAAGCCGGCCGAGGATGCAGGCCAAAAGCCACAAGACCCCATCTACATCCGCCAGATTCATTCCGGATTGAGAACAATACTCGGAGCCGGACTTGTGCTCTATCTATTTGAAGTATGGGGGATCTCCTTTAACCTGGGACACGCTCTTTCACAAGGTGCCTTGAGCATTTTCGTAACAGTTCTGCTCAGCTATCTACTCTGGGAATACCTGTGCGGACTGATCGACAACCAGTTTGAATCTCATGATGAAGAAGCGGATGAACTGGCAGAAATGGGTAAAGGCGGTTCACGAAAAAACACGCTGCTGACCCTGCTCAAAAAATTTCTTACCCTCAGCATCATCACCATCAGTTCGCTGATTGTGCTTACTTCTATCGGAGTGAACATCGCCCCTATCATAGCTGGTGCTGGAATATTCGGTCTGGCTGTTGGCTTCGGTGCCCAAACTTTGGTAAAAGACGTCCTTTCCGGGGTCTTTTTCCTCATTGATGATGCTTTCAGAATAGGTGACTACGTGGAATCCGGGCGCCTCAAAGGAACAGTTGAGCGAATTTCCGTCCGATCAATCAGCCTGCGCCACAGCCGTGGACAGGTCCAGATCATTCCATACGGATCACTGGGTTCAGTAACCAACTTCAGTCGGGATTGGGTTGCTATGAAGCTGGAAGTAAGGGTTCCCTTTGATGTCGATCCTGAAAAAGTACGTAAAATTATTAAAAAAATGGGTAAAAAGATTGCGGCTGATGAAGATCTCGGGCCGTTACTCCTCACACCCATCAAATCTCAGGGCGTAAAGGAAATTGACGATTCCTCACTGGTTATTAGGATCAAATTCCGCTGCCGCCCCGGCGATCAGTTCTCCCTGCGCAAGGAAGTCTTCAGCCGAGTCCGCGAAGACTTTGCCGCGAACGGAATTGAGTTCGCACCCAAAAAAGTGACCGTACATGTCCCGAATATTGAGAATGCTGTGCTGACCAAGGAACAATTGACCACCATAGCAGCGGCGGCTGCTGAAACAGGACTGGCGGCAAGTGAGCAGGAAAAAGACGAATAATAAGGAATCGTTCTTTTTCCCGGAACAACATGAGTACCTTGCGGCCTCTTCATTCCAATGATATCAAACGCCCCGATGAACAGAATAAACATGGGATCAGTATGGAATATATAGAATACATTGACAGAGAAACCAGCACGTTATGTAAAGAAAAAGTACCGGGAGAGCGGTGGCTCAAATGGTTGTATCACAATCCTTTCGGTAAAATAGCTCTGCACAGCGTTGTGAAAAACAAATTTCTATCCGCATGGTACGGTCATAAAATGGACAGTCCCCAATCATGCGCCAAAATCCCCGACTTTGTAAAGAATCTGGGAATTGACATGGACGAAGCTACTCGGACGATGGAAGATTATACTTCATTCAACGATTTTTTCATCCGCAAACTGAAGCCGGAAGCAAGACCGGTTGACGATGAATCAGAAAGCATCGTTTCCCCTGCTGACGGCAAAGTTATGGCCTTTGAAAGGATAGACCAACTAGGCTCATTCTTTGTCAAAGGTAGCAAGTTTTCACTGGATAATTTCCTACAGGATAAAGAGCTAAGTACAAAATACAGTGATGGCTCGTTATTGATTTTCCGGCTCGCCCCTGCCGATTACCACCGCTTCCATTTCCCGGCAAACGGTCATATTTCCGCCACTACTCAAATCTCCGGGGAGTACTATTCCGTTTCTCCTTACGCAGTTAAAAACAAGCTCGACATATACTGGAAAAACAAACGAGAATTCAGCACGCTTAAGACCGAAACATCCGGAAATATTTTGCTGTGCGAAGTTGGAGCAACAATGGTAGGGGCTATCATCCAAAACTACACCCCCGAGAGTGAAATCAAAAAAGGTATGGAGAAAGGATACTTTAAATTCGGAGGCTCGACAGTCATAATGCTTTTGGAAAAAGGCAAAAACCAAATTGACAAAGATATCCTGCAGAATACAGCAAAAGGGTATGAAACAAGTATAAAAATGGGAGAGCGCATAGCAACTGCCTGCACTTAGATTTCAGAAGCAAAAAATCGGGGCTTATTTTTATCCTTTTTTCCAAAACAATTTAAACATACATACAATTATGTTTTTATCTTTTCATAATTTGTAAAAATCAACCCGGAAAGACTTCACTTTCACTCTGATATATTATAAAAAATAACATTACTAGGCATGGTTATTTGTAAAACAATTATGCCGTCGCAAAAAATAAAATCACAAATCCTTTTTAGATTTATATTTCACTGATCCGGGGAGGGAATCTGTGAAAACCATTTTTATAAGTCTATTCGGAGTCTTAAGCTCCCTATTGCTTTTCTTCTCATACAAATTGAGACCCGCTGACGCCCGGCTTCATTTATATAATTGCCGGGAAAAAATTGCTTGCCCAACACATCTCACCGACAAAGAATTAGGGACCCGTCTTTTTACCTCCGCCTATGTAGGGTATCTGGAGTTTTTTACGAATCTCCCCAAAATGATATCTGAAACCCAATCACCACTGCTTCAAAAGAAGAAATGGAGATGGGTTTGGTCTCATTCTACGCTCCGGTGCAAAGTCTGATATAAAACCTGTTAAAATCGAACTGAAATTCGACTTAAATTTATCACAATCCTCAATCCACATTATAAATTTCTTTTTATAAACTTTTTTTAGAACTTTTCTTTTAGATATATTTCTTTTATATGATAAAAAATTTCATCTTAAGAATTTTGCAAATAAAATGAATCGAAGGAATCAATAAAAATGGCTTACAACAGCAATAAATATAGATTATATTTAACCTTATCCTTACTAGTTCTCCTCACGGTTGTCGGAAGTGTGGTCATCAGTTATGCTTTCCTCCAAAAACTTTTCGCCACTTCGGAGATAATAAATTCAATAATTATTGCTGTTTTCGCCGGAAGCGTAATCATCTCATTCCGCTACATTTTTTCAGTACGCAGAGACATGTTCCTTTTAGCAGAATTTACAGAATGGTGTGAAAATCCTGAGGATAGTTCCTTTGATCTCACGGACCTGAGCAAAGGAATGCTCGGCAACGTGCTCACATCAATAGGATCTTCCATCAAAGAAAACGGTGTTCTGATCGTTAAGTCCTCCAGTGACAGCCGTTCCATCATAGAAAGTCTGGAACAAAACTTTTCTTCACGGTCTTCCCTGATCTCGTTCCTTGGTGGATTCCTTGTTTTACTCGGGCTCATGGGAACATTCCTCGGCCTTACCCTGACCCTTCAATCCATGGGAGAAATTTTATCAACCCTTGCCGGTGGGCTCGCAGATTCCAGTGATACATCTATTTTACAGGTTATGATTCAACTGATTGTCGAGCTTAAAAATCCCATGGCCGGCATGGGGACAGCCTTCTCCACTTCTTTATTCGGTCTTGCAGGAAGTGCCGTTGTCGGCATCCTGGCCATTCTTCTGAGCCGTATGCACGACCAGCTGAAACAACGCCTTGAAAACTGGCTCAACGAAAAGACAGAATACTCCGCCAGTAAATCCGGTGCACCCGGAACAGTTTCGGCAGATCAGGACCTTGGCAGCCAGATGGCCGCCATTTCCGCTCAACTGGATAAGAACAATGAGGCATTGCTTGAATCCCTTGAAAACACAAATAAATTCCTGCTGAAACTGACACTGCTCCAGCAACGGTCAGCAGAAGCCATTAATACAGTTCAGGACCAGTCTCTTGAAACAACCAAGGAAATCGGCCTCGGAAACGAACTGACGGGAAGATTGATTAAAGAATCGCGCCAGATGGTAACTACTCTGGAAAAAAACATCGAAACCATGAACTTAATACATACTAAACAGCCTAGCGAGAATTAATGCTGTTGTTAATATATAAGTCGGGTAA is a window of Maridesulfovibrio sp. DNA encoding:
- a CDS encoding mechanosensitive ion channel domain-containing protein; its protein translation is MTSLFKRHAHQRLILVVFTFLILLTAFPVMAQSTTDLANSALSKLTGGEKAALAPSKEDLKKAHESGKRLTLPQAIRDSIEMTQSGYSELDKGIKYVSEGFRIAPQEMEKALDNLAEGQGAARLFHILAAVLFIYGAGLAVEFAIRRITLKIRSKVEARHAGNLFRRLINDLILTGFEFGYFAVFLYTTINILAMFSPHDNITLVAGGFLVPITRARIGVLILRFIFSPLSDESRLIPISRYAAKQITFWGTLTLILSPLTGRMILTLSTMGMSDETTAALFMLEILIPTVLLLMLIWRNKKELRNYILEKSTNAEPGTFAYWLAYNWHRAATAYLLILIIMRQVSLLQGKEMAGALLLSLISVPAAILLDMTLLAALENIITKKNKPAEDAGQKPQDPIYIRQIHSGLRTILGAGLVLYLFEVWGISFNLGHALSQGALSIFVTVLLSYLLWEYLCGLIDNQFESHDEEADELAEMGKGGSRKNTLLTLLKKFLTLSIITISSLIVLTSIGVNIAPIIAGAGIFGLAVGFGAQTLVKDVLSGVFFLIDDAFRIGDYVESGRLKGTVERISVRSISLRHSRGQVQIIPYGSLGSVTNFSRDWVAMKLEVRVPFDVDPEKVRKIIKKMGKKIAADEDLGPLLLTPIKSQGVKEIDDSSLVIRIKFRCRPGDQFSLRKEVFSRVREDFAANGIEFAPKKVTVHVPNIENAVLTKEQLTTIAAAAAETGLAASEQEKDE
- a CDS encoding phosphatidylserine decarboxylase, which encodes MSTLRPLHSNDIKRPDEQNKHGISMEYIEYIDRETSTLCKEKVPGERWLKWLYHNPFGKIALHSVVKNKFLSAWYGHKMDSPQSCAKIPDFVKNLGIDMDEATRTMEDYTSFNDFFIRKLKPEARPVDDESESIVSPADGKVMAFERIDQLGSFFVKGSKFSLDNFLQDKELSTKYSDGSLLIFRLAPADYHRFHFPANGHISATTQISGEYYSVSPYAVKNKLDIYWKNKREFSTLKTETSGNILLCEVGATMVGAIIQNYTPESEIKKGMEKGYFKFGGSTVIMLLEKGKNQIDKDILQNTAKGYETSIKMGERIATACT